In Prosthecochloris sp. GSB1, the following proteins share a genomic window:
- the hypA gene encoding hydrogenase maturation nickel metallochaperone HypA, with protein sequence MHEMSIAMSIVDAVEERARQERAEIITAVELDVGKLSGVEVDSLRFCFSAAVKNSMLEEATLAIRVIQPEGKCSDCGRRFPVDFHYATCVSCGSFRVDLIAGRELTIRSITLE encoded by the coding sequence ATGCATGAAATGTCGATAGCGATGTCCATTGTCGATGCCGTCGAGGAGAGGGCGAGACAGGAACGAGCGGAAATAATCACTGCCGTGGAGCTCGACGTCGGGAAGCTATCCGGCGTCGAGGTTGATTCCCTGCGCTTCTGTTTTTCAGCGGCCGTGAAAAACAGCATGCTCGAAGAAGCGACCCTTGCTATCAGGGTGATTCAGCCCGAAGGAAAGTGTTCGGATTGCGGCAGACGTTTTCCCGTTGATTTCCATTACGCGACGTGCGTTTCCTGCGGTTCCTTCAGGGTCGATCTCATCGCGGGTCGCGAACTGACCATCAGGTCGATCACCCTGGAGTGA
- the hypD gene encoding hydrogenase formation protein HypD, with protein sequence MKFIDEYRDPARARALLGRIRQVARHDWTIMEICGGQTHSILRNGIDQLLPPNVRLVHGPGCPVCVTPLETIDRALCIAAMPETIFTSFGDMLRVPGSGKDLFMARSEGADVRIVFSPLEALQIARDNPEKEVVFLAVGFETTAPANAMAVHQAAREGLGNFSELVSQVMVPPAMRAILSSPDNRVRGFLAAGHVCAVMGYEEYEPVAEEFGVPVVPTGFEPVDLLDGILKTVELLETGKSGVVNAYGRVVSREGNPQARKVMQEVFEVADRPWRGIGVIPQSGLVLREAYARFDAEKRFDVGHIAPQESPLCKSGEVLQGHLKPSDCPAFGRECTPQNPLGATMVSSEGACAAYFRYHRNSV encoded by the coding sequence ATGAAATTCATCGACGAATACCGCGACCCCGCCCGCGCCCGCGCCCTGCTCGGCCGCATCCGGCAGGTGGCCCGGCACGACTGGACCATCATGGAGATCTGCGGCGGGCAGACGCATTCGATCCTGCGTAACGGCATCGACCAGCTTTTGCCGCCGAACGTGCGGCTTGTGCATGGACCGGGGTGCCCGGTGTGCGTGACGCCGCTGGAGACCATCGACCGGGCGCTCTGTATCGCGGCGATGCCGGAGACGATCTTCACGAGTTTCGGCGACATGCTTCGCGTGCCGGGCAGCGGGAAAGACCTTTTTATGGCGCGGAGCGAGGGGGCGGATGTGCGCATCGTCTTTTCGCCGCTCGAAGCGTTGCAGATCGCTCGCGACAACCCCGAAAAAGAGGTGGTGTTTCTCGCCGTCGGCTTCGAGACTACGGCTCCGGCCAACGCGATGGCCGTGCATCAGGCGGCGCGCGAGGGGCTCGGCAACTTCAGCGAGCTGGTGAGCCAGGTGATGGTGCCTCCGGCCATGCGCGCGATTCTCTCGTCGCCCGACAACCGGGTGCGGGGCTTCCTCGCCGCCGGGCACGTCTGCGCCGTCATGGGGTACGAGGAGTACGAGCCGGTGGCCGAAGAGTTCGGCGTGCCCGTCGTGCCGACAGGCTTCGAGCCGGTCGATCTGCTCGATGGTATTCTGAAGACGGTCGAACTGCTTGAAACAGGGAAGTCGGGCGTGGTGAACGCCTACGGCCGCGTGGTCAGCCGCGAGGGCAACCCGCAGGCTCGCAAGGTGATGCAGGAGGTGTTCGAGGTCGCCGACCGTCCGTGGCGCGGCATCGGCGTCATTCCGCAGAGCGGCCTCGTGCTGCGCGAAGCCTATGCTCGCTTCGACGCCGAGAAGCGCTTCGACGTCGGTCACATCGCCCCGCAGGAGTCGCCGTTGTGCAAGAGCGGCGAGGTGCTCCAGGGCCATCTCAAGCCCTCCGACTGCCCGGCCTTCGGCCGCGAATGCACCCCGCAGAACCCGCTCGGCGCAACGATGGTCTCCTCCGAAGGAGCCTGTGCCGCGTATTTCCGATATCACCGTAATTCAGTATGA
- the hypF gene encoding carbamoyltransferase HypF, with amino-acid sequence MAERIRLVVQGTVQGVGFRPFVYRLAREHGLKGFIRNTASGVCIEAQGDDPAGLRRFRRDLERKAPPLARIESMDVFPVDVLDDPDFVIVQSKSDGAVETLVPPDIALCGDCRRELLDPSDRRYGYPFINCTNCGPRYTIVEKIPYDRPFTSMKGFVMCPDCEREYHDPMSRRFHAQPDACPVCGPRLVFLDAQGGAVDCDDPPGRALEMIRRGAIIAVKGIGGFHLAADAADDRAVELLRRRKGREEKPFAVMVRDIGTAERFCFLSPGEREALLSPEAPVVLLRRRAGRTLSEHVAPGNDRLGVMLPYSPLHVLMMERGPEALVMTSANACDEPIAFDNDEAVSRLEGIADGFLVHDRPVHVGCDDSVTVFLHGKLRQIRRSRGYVPAPVLVSGDGPQVLGVGAEIKNTVCLLKERHAIVSQHVGDLKNFEAYEHFHCVRDHLQRIFQASVELIVRDMHPSYLSSQWAEGQHSLPVLAVQHHHAHLASCLAENRCDDPAIGVVLDGTGFGTDGTVWGGEVLVGDASGASRFASFEPVPLPGGDAATAHPWKVAAGYLHHACGALPELDFLEGRDRAGVSEILDKRIGSPLTSSCGRLFDAVAAMCNLCCDSAYEGQAAVELMQAAGRLDGEPFGWETSRHDDGRLLVHHGPIVLGVLAALRSGGTVTHISRRFHVTIVELFYDIVSRASVDTGLKRVVLSGGVFQNPLVFEGLARKLEHGGFTVLTHSSVPCNDGGLSLGQAVIGREFLKGRYRGVE; translated from the coding sequence GTGGCGGAAAGGATACGGCTTGTCGTCCAGGGCACCGTTCAGGGAGTCGGCTTCAGGCCTTTCGTCTACCGCCTGGCCAGGGAGCATGGACTGAAGGGTTTTATCCGCAACACCGCTTCGGGAGTCTGCATCGAGGCGCAGGGCGACGATCCGGCCGGCCTGCGCCGCTTCAGGCGCGATCTCGAGCGGAAAGCGCCGCCGCTCGCCAGGATAGAGTCCATGGACGTTTTTCCGGTCGATGTGCTCGACGATCCCGATTTCGTGATCGTTCAGTCGAAGAGCGACGGGGCCGTGGAGACGCTGGTCCCTCCGGATATCGCTCTTTGCGGCGACTGCCGCCGGGAACTGCTCGATCCGTCGGACCGGCGGTACGGCTATCCGTTCATAAACTGCACGAACTGCGGACCGCGGTACACGATCGTCGAGAAAATTCCCTATGACCGGCCGTTCACCTCGATGAAGGGGTTTGTCATGTGCCCGGACTGCGAGCGGGAGTACCACGATCCCATGAGCCGGAGGTTCCATGCGCAGCCGGACGCCTGTCCCGTGTGCGGACCCCGTCTTGTATTTCTCGATGCACAGGGCGGAGCGGTGGATTGCGACGATCCTCCCGGCCGGGCGCTGGAGATGATCCGGCGCGGTGCGATCATCGCCGTCAAGGGGATCGGCGGTTTTCATCTTGCGGCCGACGCGGCCGATGACCGGGCCGTGGAACTCCTGAGACGCAGAAAAGGGCGGGAGGAAAAACCCTTCGCCGTCATGGTGCGCGATATCGGGACCGCGGAACGGTTCTGTTTCCTGTCGCCCGGCGAACGCGAGGCGCTGCTTTCGCCCGAGGCGCCGGTGGTCCTGCTTCGCAGGAGGGCCGGGCGGACGCTTTCGGAGCATGTTGCGCCCGGCAACGACCGTCTGGGCGTCATGCTTCCCTATTCGCCCCTGCATGTGCTGATGATGGAACGCGGGCCGGAAGCGCTCGTCATGACGAGCGCCAACGCGTGCGACGAGCCTATCGCCTTCGACAACGACGAGGCCGTTAGTCGCCTCGAGGGCATAGCCGACGGTTTCCTTGTCCACGATCGTCCGGTCCACGTCGGATGCGACGATTCGGTGACCGTTTTTCTCCACGGAAAGCTCCGGCAGATCAGGCGAAGCCGGGGATACGTTCCGGCACCGGTCCTCGTCTCCGGAGACGGTCCCCAGGTGCTCGGCGTGGGGGCGGAAATAAAGAACACCGTCTGCCTGCTGAAAGAGCGGCACGCTATCGTCAGCCAGCATGTGGGCGACCTGAAGAATTTCGAGGCCTACGAACATTTTCATTGTGTTCGCGACCATCTCCAGAGGATCTTCCAGGCATCAGTGGAGCTGATCGTCCGCGATATGCATCCCTCCTATCTTTCCTCGCAGTGGGCGGAGGGCCAGCACAGCCTTCCCGTGCTGGCCGTACAGCATCACCATGCGCATCTCGCATCGTGCCTTGCCGAGAACCGCTGCGACGATCCGGCCATCGGCGTCGTGCTCGATGGGACGGGATTCGGTACCGACGGAACGGTCTGGGGCGGCGAGGTGCTCGTCGGCGACGCTTCGGGGGCGAGCCGCTTCGCCTCGTTCGAACCGGTACCTCTTCCCGGCGGAGACGCCGCGACGGCACATCCCTGGAAAGTTGCCGCCGGATACCTCCATCATGCCTGCGGCGCTTTGCCCGAACTCGATTTTCTCGAAGGCCGTGACCGCGCGGGTGTTTCCGAAATTCTCGACAAACGGATAGGTTCGCCCCTGACGAGCAGTTGCGGCCGGCTGTTCGACGCCGTCGCGGCGATGTGCAATCTCTGTTGTGACAGCGCCTACGAGGGGCAGGCCGCGGTCGAACTCATGCAGGCCGCCGGACGCCTCGACGGCGAGCCGTTCGGATGGGAGACGTCACGCCACGACGACGGGCGGCTGCTCGTGCACCACGGACCGATCGTGCTCGGCGTGCTTGCCGCCCTCCGCTCCGGCGGGACGGTGACGCACATCAGCCGAAGATTTCATGTAACGATTGTTGAATTGTTTTATGATATTGTCAGCAGGGCGTCCGTCGACACCGGCCTGAAGCGTGTCGTTCTGAGCGGCGGCGTGTTCCAGAACCCCCTGGTTTTCGAGGGACTCGCCCGAAAACTCGAGCACGGCGGCTTTACGGTGCTCACCCATTCCTCCGTTCCCTGCAACGACGGAGGACTTTCCCTGGGACAGGCCGTCATCGGCCGTGAGTTCCTGAAAGGAAGGTATCGGGGGGTGGAATAG
- a CDS encoding four helix bundle protein, which produces MGNEGEGNRVEELSFGFALRVVKLCRFLEKEKKEYVLSRQLLRSGTAIGALVREAQQAESRADFIHKLSIALKEANETEY; this is translated from the coding sequence ATGGGGAATGAGGGTGAGGGTAATAGAGTCGAGGAGCTTTCGTTTGGCTTTGCGCTTCGGGTCGTGAAGCTTTGCCGGTTTCTTGAGAAGGAGAAGAAAGAGTATGTGCTGAGCAGGCAGTTGCTCAGGTCCGGGACCGCCATCGGCGCTCTTGTTCGTGAGGCCCAGCAAGCCGAAAGTCGGGCCGATTTTATTCACAAGTTGTCAATCGCACTCAAAGAAGCCAATGAGACAGAGTATTGA
- a CDS encoding DUF1207 domain-containing protein: MLKKNPFIIVTAMLLLLAATPNGASAAPTLRTMFKPLLADPLEPRIAVMPWLDDDFLQLDIGTSADLYQSANGNFAFGIDFGTYSLLQRSDNFKFPVDTIDYLFGVNFSWKEQLDIDGLPFDEFSARLRISHISAHFEDGHYDEEADEWLNEEDCPYGIPFTYSREFVNLVVALSEENNRVYLGYQYLYHTIPDDIGRHAFQAGVEIATPGETYLAADFKLLPEWNDEKERTDGFRGTWNLQAGWRLTALGMENVRLAYNYFTGMSRHGMYFYDDESYSTLGVIVDL, encoded by the coding sequence ATGCTGAAAAAAAATCCCTTCATCATCGTCACGGCCATGCTGCTGCTCCTCGCGGCGACCCCTAACGGCGCTTCGGCGGCACCGACGCTGCGAACCATGTTCAAACCGTTGCTCGCCGATCCGCTCGAACCCAGGATAGCCGTTATGCCCTGGCTTGACGACGACTTCCTGCAGCTCGATATCGGCACATCCGCCGACCTCTACCAGAGCGCGAACGGCAACTTCGCCTTCGGGATCGATTTCGGCACCTACTCCCTTCTCCAGAGAAGCGACAACTTCAAGTTTCCCGTGGACACGATCGACTACCTCTTCGGCGTCAACTTCTCCTGGAAGGAGCAGCTGGACATCGACGGCCTTCCTTTCGACGAATTTTCGGCGCGGTTGCGCATCAGCCACATCTCCGCCCATTTCGAAGACGGCCACTACGACGAGGAAGCCGACGAGTGGCTGAACGAAGAGGACTGTCCTTACGGCATTCCGTTCACCTACAGCCGTGAATTCGTCAACCTCGTCGTCGCGCTTTCGGAGGAAAACAACCGGGTGTACCTCGGATACCAGTACCTCTACCACACCATCCCTGACGATATCGGCCGCCACGCCTTCCAGGCGGGAGTGGAAATCGCCACACCCGGCGAAACCTATCTCGCGGCCGACTTCAAACTGCTCCCCGAATGGAACGACGAAAAGGAAAGAACCGACGGCTTCAGGGGAACGTGGAACCTGCAGGCCGGATGGAGACTCACGGCGCTCGGCATGGAAAACGTCCGGCTGGCCTACAACTACTTCACCGGCATGAGCCGGCACGGCATGTACTTCTACGATGACGAAAGCTACAGCACCCTCGGAGTGATCGTCGATCTGTAA
- a CDS encoding porin produces the protein MKKMLSLVFALVMLAAYSMPASAELKIGGDAQVRPRAQFQDVETPSGDDQEDDLKYMWRVRLNASADLGDGYFFKTLIAAERSDGVFSNENNYGNLATVGYANTENHDLDISQFYFGRMMENSHYMAGRMPLNSANNPVFDLTTYPFAPLEIPTYLINFDRVFGFNYGTKVGPGELNATLCILDNESGDDSPMEGDGLFNDGYALHLTYKTNIGDITIDPQLLAVLTNADVFASFFGSAYFPVYNDITPWTIGTNVAIPAGDTKLTLSGFYTACNDNDVEYDGYLFRVKAENGPIKAWIDYSSTNDESFGGDNDYNSMFVWAQYNYKVHESSMGSFTLSPTVRYYTAEIDSDWEYSRLRTELWATVTF, from the coding sequence ATGAAAAAAATGCTATCACTTGTTTTTGCGCTCGTGATGCTGGCGGCATATTCCATGCCGGCGTCCGCCGAGCTCAAAATTGGTGGTGACGCCCAGGTCCGTCCGAGAGCTCAGTTCCAGGACGTGGAAACACCTTCTGGCGACGATCAGGAAGACGACCTCAAGTACATGTGGAGGGTTCGCCTGAACGCTTCAGCCGACCTCGGCGACGGCTACTTCTTCAAAACATTGATCGCAGCGGAAAGAAGCGATGGTGTTTTCAGCAACGAGAACAACTACGGTAATCTTGCGACCGTCGGTTATGCCAACACGGAAAACCACGACCTCGATATCTCGCAGTTCTACTTCGGTCGCATGATGGAGAACTCGCACTACATGGCGGGCCGCATGCCGCTCAACAGCGCCAACAACCCGGTCTTCGACCTCACCACCTATCCTTTCGCGCCGCTTGAAATCCCGACCTACCTTATCAATTTCGACAGGGTATTCGGTTTCAACTACGGCACCAAGGTGGGTCCCGGCGAGCTGAACGCCACGCTCTGCATACTTGACAACGAGTCCGGTGACGACAGCCCGATGGAAGGCGACGGCCTCTTCAACGACGGCTACGCCCTTCACCTGACCTACAAAACCAACATCGGCGACATCACCATCGATCCTCAGCTTCTTGCTGTGCTTACCAACGCCGATGTTTTCGCCAGCTTCTTTGGCTCCGCTTATTTCCCGGTCTACAATGACATCACTCCGTGGACAATCGGCACCAACGTAGCCATTCCGGCAGGCGACACCAAGCTCACCCTGAGCGGCTTCTACACCGCTTGCAACGACAACGACGTCGAGTACGACGGCTACCTCTTCAGGGTCAAGGCTGAAAACGGTCCGATCAAAGCCTGGATCGATTACAGCAGCACCAACGACGAAAGCTTTGGAGGCGACAACGACTACAACAGCATGTTCGTCTGGGCGCAGTACAACTACAAGGTCCACGAGTCGTCGATGGGCAGCTTCACGCTCTCCCCGACCGTCCGTTACTACACGGCCGAAATCGACAGCGACTGGGAATACAGCCGCCTGAGAACTGAACTCTGGGCGACCGTAACGTTCTAA
- the hypE gene encoding hydrogenase expression/formation protein HypE, translated as MTMQPSCPSPILQHETVQMAHGAGGRLSQELTARVFMPHLHNPVLAELDDQARFEAEPGRIAFTTDTYVVSPIFFPGGTIGDLAVNGTVNDLAVGGAVPRYLSAGFVLEEGLPLADLERIVESMAEAARKAGVVIACGDTKVVQKGQCDRIFINTSGIGFIPPGRDLSCRNLRPRDAVLLSGTIGDHGMAILTTREGLSFQSRISSDSASLNGMITDLLEAAPNLHAMRDPTRGGVAATLNELAVSSSVGIELDESAIPVREPVRGAAELLGIDPLTVANEGKVLVVLPAAEAGAALAAMRAHEYGKEAAVIGKVVEEHPGMVVMKTPFGSRRIVEMPLGEQLPRIC; from the coding sequence ATGACCATGCAACCGAGCTGCCCTTCGCCGATTCTTCAACATGAAACCGTCCAGATGGCTCATGGCGCTGGCGGTCGTCTGTCGCAGGAGCTGACGGCGCGGGTGTTCATGCCGCATCTCCATAATCCGGTGCTCGCCGAGCTCGACGACCAGGCGCGGTTCGAGGCCGAGCCTGGGCGCATCGCGTTCACCACCGACACCTACGTTGTTTCGCCGATCTTTTTCCCCGGCGGCACCATCGGCGATCTGGCGGTGAACGGCACGGTGAACGATCTCGCCGTCGGCGGCGCGGTGCCGCGCTACCTCAGCGCAGGCTTCGTGCTCGAAGAGGGATTGCCGCTCGCCGATCTCGAACGGATCGTCGAAAGCATGGCCGAAGCCGCGCGGAAGGCGGGGGTGGTCATCGCCTGCGGCGACACGAAAGTGGTGCAGAAAGGACAGTGTGACCGGATTTTCATCAACACCTCCGGCATCGGTTTTATCCCGCCGGGCCGCGACCTGTCGTGCCGCAACCTCCGGCCCCGCGACGCGGTGCTGCTCTCCGGCACCATCGGCGACCACGGCATGGCGATCCTCACCACCCGCGAAGGCCTCTCCTTCCAGAGCCGGATTTCGAGCGACTCGGCATCCCTCAACGGCATGATCACGGACCTGCTCGAAGCCGCGCCGAACCTCCACGCCATGCGCGACCCCACCAGGGGCGGCGTCGCCGCCACGCTCAACGAACTCGCCGTCTCCTCGTCGGTCGGCATCGAACTCGACGAATCAGCCATTCCCGTGCGCGAGCCGGTACGGGGAGCCGCCGAACTCCTCGGCATCGACCCGCTCACCGTCGCCAACGAAGGCAAGGTGCTCGTCGTCCTTCCCGCCGCCGAAGCCGGAGCCGCCCTTGCCGCCATGCGGGCTCACGAGTACGGCAAGGAGGCCGCTGTCATCGGCAAGGTCGTCGAAGAGCACCCTGGCATGGTGGTGATGAAAACACCCTTCGGCAGCCGCCGTATCGTCGAAATGCCCCTCGGCGAGCAGTTGCCGAGAATCTGTTAG
- a CDS encoding NUDIX domain-containing protein — MKRVRLRVSALCVVDGKALFVEHKSFAPDDPGLPDTYWILPGGVVEPGETMREAVMREMLEETGLRCRVGAMAFVKELLYPAPGLPGAGGVHHSVSIGFHCEVTGGELMTGRDPELPDDGQVIIRVRWLPLDTLDGYELYPPFLYGFLGGEGAEKHAPRFYESPQ, encoded by the coding sequence ATGAAACGTGTCAGGCTGAGAGTCAGCGCTTTATGCGTGGTGGACGGAAAGGCGTTGTTCGTGGAGCATAAAAGCTTCGCGCCGGACGATCCGGGACTTCCGGATACCTACTGGATTCTTCCCGGAGGCGTCGTCGAACCGGGCGAAACAATGCGCGAGGCCGTCATGCGCGAGATGCTGGAGGAAACGGGGCTCCGTTGCAGGGTCGGCGCCATGGCTTTCGTGAAGGAACTGCTGTATCCGGCTCCCGGATTGCCCGGAGCCGGCGGCGTACACCATTCCGTTTCAATCGGATTTCATTGCGAGGTGACTGGCGGCGAACTGATGACGGGTCGTGATCCCGAATTGCCCGATGACGGTCAGGTTATCATCCGGGTGCGCTGGCTGCCTCTCGACACCCTCGATGGTTACGAACTTTACCCGCCGTTTCTGTATGGTTTTCTCGGCGGGGAGGGCGCTGAAAAACATGCGCCCCGATTTTACGAGTCGCCGCAATAG
- a CDS encoding TOBE domain-containing protein: protein MKKNSIELEGHLWFQKSQNRFLGGDRIALLEKIDELGSISKAARAVGISYKTAWQLVNTINNLSEKELVERATGGRHGGGAILTVEGKKVLDRYRIVQEEHRKFLDSIEERLDDSEKLYEFLNRIAMRVSARNVFSGTITGITREPVNAEIILSLKGGVPLTAIVTNGAVDKLGLSEGMTVYAIVKSSSVIIGNDIDPASVSTRNVLCGKVTTIIDGPVNAEVDIDIGGGNVITSIITHGSAKKLGLEEGEAACAMFKASSVIIGTS, encoded by the coding sequence GTGAAAAAAAACTCCATAGAACTGGAAGGTCACCTCTGGTTCCAGAAATCGCAAAACAGGTTCCTCGGCGGAGACAGAATCGCCCTGCTCGAGAAAATCGACGAACTGGGGTCGATCAGCAAAGCCGCCAGGGCCGTGGGAATAAGCTATAAAACCGCGTGGCAGCTCGTCAATACGATAAACAACCTTTCAGAGAAAGAGCTTGTCGAGAGGGCAACCGGGGGCAGACACGGAGGCGGCGCGATATTGACCGTCGAAGGAAAAAAAGTTCTCGACCGTTACCGGATCGTTCAGGAAGAGCACAGGAAATTCCTCGACAGCATCGAAGAACGGCTCGACGATTCCGAAAAACTTTACGAATTCCTCAACAGGATAGCCATGAGGGTCAGCGCGAGAAATGTTTTCAGCGGCACGATCACCGGCATTACCCGCGAACCGGTCAATGCCGAAATCATCCTCTCTCTGAAGGGAGGAGTACCCCTGACGGCGATCGTCACCAACGGAGCCGTCGACAAGCTGGGGCTGAGCGAGGGCATGACGGTCTACGCCATCGTGAAATCAAGCTCGGTCATCATAGGAAACGATATAGACCCGGCCTCGGTCAGCACGAGAAACGTGCTGTGCGGAAAGGTGACGACTATCATCGACGGCCCGGTCAACGCCGAAGTCGATATCGACATAGGAGGGGGCAACGTCATCACCTCGATCATAACCCACGGGAGCGCAAAAAAGCTGGGGCTCGAAGAAGGCGAAGCCGCCTGCGCGATGTTCAAGGCATCGAGCGTGATCATCGGCACAAGCTGA
- a CDS encoding aspartate carbamoyltransferase catalytic subunit gives MHHLTGLHDMPARIVRTILDRASEHKALLLHDSDNIPQSLKGRRIVLAFFENSTRTRFSFEIAARNLGASTLNFSAASSSVSKGESITDTIKNLEAMQVDAFVIRHPSSGVADMISGITSKSVINAGDGTREHPTQALLDIFTLREYFGKLEGINIMILGDILHSRVARSNIFGLSALGANVGVCCPATLLPGDAASLKVRVFTDIDDAIRWADAAIVLRLQLERTTGGYLPSLEDYSLNFGLTDERLEKIRKHMLVLHPGPINREIEISSNVADRIQPPGYSSSMLLEQVTNGVAVRTAVLEALLANSGKDECPGNQGKSTKT, from the coding sequence TTGCACCATCTCACCGGACTTCACGACATGCCAGCCAGGATTGTCAGAACGATCCTCGACAGGGCATCGGAACACAAGGCGCTTCTCCTGCACGACAGTGATAACATCCCGCAAAGCCTGAAAGGCCGGAGAATCGTCCTTGCGTTTTTCGAGAATTCCACGAGAACGAGATTCTCCTTCGAAATCGCCGCGCGAAACCTGGGGGCGTCAACCCTGAATTTCTCGGCGGCATCGAGCAGCGTCAGCAAAGGCGAAAGTATCACCGACACGATAAAAAACCTCGAAGCGATGCAGGTCGATGCGTTCGTCATCCGGCACCCGTCCTCAGGCGTCGCCGACATGATCTCCGGCATCACCTCCAAAAGCGTCATCAACGCTGGAGACGGCACCCGCGAACATCCGACACAGGCCCTGCTCGACATATTCACGCTGCGCGAATACTTCGGGAAGCTCGAAGGCATCAACATCATGATCCTCGGCGACATCCTGCACAGCCGCGTCGCACGCTCGAACATCTTCGGACTATCCGCTCTCGGCGCGAACGTAGGCGTCTGCTGCCCGGCCACCCTCCTGCCGGGCGACGCGGCGTCGTTGAAGGTTCGGGTGTTCACCGACATTGACGACGCCATCAGGTGGGCCGATGCCGCCATCGTCCTGAGGCTGCAACTCGAGCGGACAACCGGGGGCTATCTTCCCTCTCTCGAGGATTACTCGCTGAATTTCGGTCTGACTGACGAACGGCTGGAAAAAATACGCAAGCACATGCTTGTGCTGCACCCGGGACCGATCAACCGCGAAATCGAGATTTCAAGCAATGTGGCCGATCGCATCCAGCCTCCCGGCTATTCGAGCAGCATGCTGCTCGAACAGGTGACAAACGGCGTGGCGGTCAGAACGGCCGTGCTCGAAGCGCTGCTTGCCAATAGCGGTAAAGACGAATGCCCGGGCAACCAAGGAAAATCCACCAAAACATAA
- a CDS encoding HypC/HybG/HupF family hydrogenase formation chaperone, whose protein sequence is MCLAIPGKLIEIREENGLKMGTVDINGALTKACLEYVPEIAVGQYTIVHAGFALKIIDEEEAAESLKLWDELIKNGAFDVDGELPPSQIGGLEK, encoded by the coding sequence ATGTGCCTCGCCATACCCGGAAAACTTATAGAAATCCGCGAAGAAAACGGCCTCAAAATGGGTACGGTGGATATCAACGGCGCGCTGACGAAAGCCTGTCTTGAATACGTGCCGGAGATCGCCGTCGGCCAGTATACTATCGTGCATGCGGGGTTCGCCCTGAAGATCATCGACGAGGAAGAGGCCGCCGAAAGCCTCAAACTCTGGGACGAACTCATCAAAAACGGCGCGTTCGACGTCGATGGCGAGCTTCCGCCGTCGCAAATAGGAGGGCTTGAAAAATGA
- the hypB gene encoding hydrogenase nickel incorporation protein HypB, with product MCDSCGCSSENGAVISKPGDDSFHIHVDDGVSAGRGDRHDHHHHSHAHEHGRRVDVEQDVLFKNNLIAERNRGYFEARDIVALNFLSSPGSGKTTLLEKTIPLLRSVCPVSVIEGDQQTTNDARRIQALDVPVLQVNTGTGCHLDAQMINSAVRAMDIPSGSLLCIENVGNLVCPAMFDLGEALKVVVISVTEGDDKPLKYPTMFHESDVCILNKTDLLPYVPFDVSACRENAMKVNHHLEWFELSASTGEGFDSWIAWLTSKLSRA from the coding sequence ATGTGCGATTCCTGCGGATGTTCCTCTGAAAATGGTGCCGTCATCAGCAAGCCCGGCGACGATTCTTTTCACATTCATGTCGATGACGGCGTTTCGGCAGGCCGTGGCGATCGTCACGATCACCATCATCATTCACATGCCCATGAGCACGGTCGGCGTGTCGACGTCGAGCAGGACGTGCTGTTCAAGAACAACCTGATCGCCGAGAGAAACCGTGGCTATTTCGAGGCCCGGGACATTGTCGCGCTCAATTTTCTCAGTTCTCCCGGCTCAGGAAAGACAACCCTCCTGGAAAAAACCATTCCGCTTCTCCGAAGCGTCTGTCCGGTGAGCGTGATCGAGGGAGACCAGCAGACAACCAACGATGCGCGGCGGATCCAGGCTCTTGATGTCCCTGTTCTCCAGGTGAACACGGGAACGGGCTGTCATCTCGATGCGCAGATGATCAACAGCGCCGTCAGGGCGATGGATATTCCTTCCGGGTCGCTCCTCTGCATAGAGAATGTGGGCAATCTTGTCTGTCCGGCCATGTTCGATCTCGGCGAAGCGCTGAAGGTCGTGGTGATCAGCGTTACCGAGGGTGACGACAAGCCGCTGAAATACCCCACCATGTTTCACGAATCGGATGTCTGCATTCTCAACAAGACCGACCTGCTGCCGTACGTGCCGTTCGATGTGTCAGCATGCAGGGAGAACGCCATGAAGGTCAACCACCATCTCGAATGGTTTGAACTCTCCGCGTCGACAGGGGAGGGTTTCGATTCCTGGATCGCCTGGCTGACCTCGAAGCTCTCACGGGCCTGA